A genomic segment from Tissierella sp. encodes:
- a CDS encoding ABC transporter ATP-binding protein encodes MEQDNIIYDKIQINIWKNFFKYLKPYKKQFAVLTLITIGLGLLDSVFPLLTKYAIDNFVENKTMVGIEKFAFIYILAVAALSITVFLFIALAGKLETKMAYDIRKIGFEKLQLLPLSYYDDKAVGWLMSRMTSDINRLSETISWSLVDLAWGFSMMSAVTIAMVRLNPKLALLTLSVLPFLVITSFYFQKRILNAQRDVRKVNSKITAAYNEDIQGAKTTKTLVREEINLHEFSEITTSMRDKCIRATIISSIYLPIVIALGSVGTAMALTFGGNSLMLDVISYGTLVAFISYSSQFFEPVRQIAVIFAELQSAQASAERVFSLLNEVPSIVDSDEVMEKYGDLFNPKRELWPTIKGSVEFKDVSFSYKDGETILDKFNLKVNPGETIALVGETGSGKSTIVNLFCRFYEPTAGEILIDGINYKDMPQNWIHENLGYVLQAPHLFSGTIRENIQYGNLEATEEEIIEASKLVDAHDFIMETEKGYETEVGEGGGLLSTGQKQLISFARAIVRNPKLFVLDEATSSIDTETEQVIQNAINTVLEGRTSFVIAHRLSTIRNADKILVIRDGKIQESGNHKELIKKKGYYYNLYTNQFIEEKSMDILG; translated from the coding sequence ATGGAACAAGATAATATTATTTACGATAAAATTCAAATTAATATATGGAAAAATTTCTTTAAATATCTAAAACCATATAAGAAACAATTTGCTGTATTAACTCTAATAACCATTGGTCTTGGATTATTAGATTCTGTATTTCCATTGTTGACAAAATATGCTATAGACAATTTTGTAGAGAATAAGACTATGGTTGGTATAGAGAAGTTTGCTTTTATTTATATTTTAGCAGTGGCAGCTCTATCTATAACGGTATTCTTATTTATAGCATTAGCTGGTAAATTAGAAACTAAAATGGCTTATGATATTAGGAAAATAGGATTTGAAAAGCTACAACTTCTACCATTATCTTATTATGATGATAAAGCTGTGGGATGGTTAATGTCCAGAATGACTTCTGATATAAATAGGTTATCAGAGACAATATCCTGGTCCTTAGTAGACCTCGCTTGGGGATTCTCTATGATGAGTGCAGTAACCATTGCAATGGTAAGATTAAATCCAAAATTAGCTTTGTTAACTTTATCCGTACTACCATTTCTAGTAATTACTAGCTTTTACTTTCAAAAAAGAATATTAAATGCTCAAAGAGATGTTAGAAAAGTTAATTCTAAAATTACAGCAGCCTATAATGAAGATATACAAGGTGCTAAAACTACAAAGACTTTAGTTAGAGAGGAAATTAATCTACATGAATTCTCTGAAATAACTACTTCCATGAGGGATAAATGTATCAGAGCTACTATTATATCTTCAATATACTTACCTATTGTTATTGCATTAGGAAGTGTAGGAACTGCTATGGCTTTAACTTTTGGTGGAAACTCGCTTATGTTGGATGTTATATCCTACGGAACTTTAGTAGCTTTTATATCTTATAGCTCTCAATTCTTTGAGCCTGTTAGACAAATAGCTGTAATATTTGCAGAATTGCAATCTGCTCAAGCTTCTGCTGAGAGGGTATTCTCCCTATTAAACGAAGTTCCATCCATAGTAGATAGTGATGAGGTAATGGAAAAGTATGGTGACTTATTTAATCCCAAGAGAGAACTTTGGCCTACAATCAAAGGATCAGTTGAATTCAAAGATGTATCTTTCTCCTATAAGGATGGAGAAACAATACTGGATAAATTTAACCTGAAGGTTAATCCAGGTGAGACCATAGCTTTAGTTGGTGAAACTGGATCAGGAAAATCTACCATAGTTAATCTATTTTGTAGATTCTATGAGCCTACTGCTGGCGAAATATTAATTGACGGTATAAATTACAAAGATATGCCACAAAATTGGATACATGAAAATCTAGGATATGTATTACAAGCTCCACATCTATTCAGTGGTACTATTCGTGAAAATATCCAATATGGTAATCTAGAAGCTACTGAAGAAGAAATAATCGAGGCAAGTAAATTAGTTGATGCTCATGACTTTATAATGGAAACTGAAAAAGGCTATGAAACAGAAGTTGGTGAAGGCGGAGGCCTATTATCTACTGGACAAAAGCAGCTTATATCTTTTGCCCGGGCAATAGTTAGAAATCCTAAGTTATTTGTCTTAGATGAAGCTACTTCATCTATTGATACAGAAACAGAGCAAGTTATTCAAAATGCTATAAATACTGTATTGGAAGGTAGAACATCCTTCGTAATAGCTCATAGATTATCTACCATAAGAAATGCAGATAAGATATTGGTTATAAGAGATGGTAAAATCCAAGAATCAGGAAATCATAAGGAATTGATTAAGAAGAAGGGTTATTATTATAATCTGTATACTAATCAATTTATTGAAGAAAAGAGTATGGATATATTGGGATAA
- a CDS encoding ABC transporter ATP-binding protein — protein MREFKKLLKFMEGYRLIYLFGIISIIISQILTTVTPLILSTTFDNIIREESIKSSIIQRTVNIFGGRDILREKLWIIGILLLSVTIVRGIFLYLKNTLSSKAAEGTTKKMRDKLYDHIQRLPYDYHVKSETGELIQKCTSDVDTIKRFIAIQLMEIVGSVFMIALVISIMFSMNIKLTFASVLILPITFSFALIFFKKVKKDFTASDEAEARMTTTLQENLTGVRVVKAFSRQKFEVDKFDERNFDYQKLTYKLIKNLSIYWGISDFLSMTQVGFVAVVGSYLSYKGELSLGVFVAFVSYINMLVWPVRQMGRTLTDMGKAFVSLNRVEEILETPIELLEENNSRPDIKGNIEFENVCFQYEEDKPVLSDLSFSVNTGQTIALIGPTGSGKSSLVHLLPRLYEYNKGSIKFDGVELNTIDKSWIRKNVGLVLQEPFLYAKTIKDNIKLAYPGMTDEKVYEAAKIASIHEDINSFELGYETLVGERGVSLSGGQKQRMAIARTIINNSPIVVFDDSLSAVDTETDISIRKALNTRKNKATTIIISHRISTVSEADMILVIDRGKIIQRGTHDSLINEEGLYKRVYTIQNSLDDEAIDA, from the coding sequence ATGAGGGAATTTAAAAAACTACTAAAATTTATGGAAGGGTACAGACTTATTTATCTATTTGGAATAATTTCTATTATAATATCTCAAATACTAACTACCGTTACCCCTCTAATCCTAAGCACCACCTTTGATAATATAATTAGAGAAGAATCTATTAAATCTTCAATTATTCAAAGGACTGTAAATATCTTCGGGGGAAGAGATATACTTAGGGAAAAACTCTGGATAATAGGTATATTATTACTTTCTGTTACTATTGTAAGGGGGATATTCTTGTACTTAAAGAATACCTTATCTAGTAAAGCTGCAGAAGGTACAACTAAAAAAATGAGAGATAAGCTCTATGATCATATTCAGAGATTGCCTTATGATTATCATGTGAAATCTGAAACTGGCGAGCTTATACAAAAATGTACTTCTGATGTAGATACTATTAAAAGATTTATAGCAATCCAACTAATGGAAATTGTAGGTTCAGTATTTATGATAGCCTTAGTAATCTCTATAATGTTCAGTATGAATATAAAGCTGACTTTTGCATCTGTATTGATATTACCTATTACATTTTCATTTGCACTTATATTCTTTAAAAAAGTAAAAAAAGATTTTACTGCATCAGATGAAGCTGAAGCTAGAATGACTACTACACTTCAGGAGAACTTAACCGGGGTAAGAGTTGTAAAAGCTTTTTCAAGACAAAAATTTGAGGTTGATAAATTTGATGAAAGAAATTTTGATTATCAAAAGTTGACATATAAGCTAATCAAAAATCTATCAATATATTGGGGAATATCTGATTTTCTTAGTATGACTCAAGTAGGTTTTGTTGCTGTAGTTGGTAGTTATCTATCTTATAAAGGGGAATTGTCACTAGGTGTATTTGTAGCATTTGTTTCCTATATCAATATGCTTGTATGGCCTGTTCGACAGATGGGTAGAACCCTAACAGATATGGGTAAAGCTTTTGTTTCTTTAAATAGGGTTGAAGAAATTCTTGAGACACCTATAGAATTATTAGAAGAAAATAATTCAAGACCTGATATTAAAGGTAATATAGAGTTTGAAAATGTTTGTTTTCAATACGAAGAAGATAAACCTGTTTTATCGGATCTTTCATTTAGTGTAAACACTGGTCAAACTATTGCATTAATAGGACCTACAGGTTCTGGAAAAAGCTCTTTAGTCCATTTATTACCAAGGCTTTATGAATATAATAAAGGCTCTATAAAATTTGATGGAGTTGAATTAAATACTATTGATAAGTCTTGGATAAGAAAAAATGTTGGTTTGGTATTACAAGAACCTTTCCTCTATGCTAAGACAATAAAGGATAATATTAAATTGGCTTATCCAGGTATGACTGATGAAAAAGTATATGAAGCAGCGAAGATAGCCTCTATTCATGAGGATATTAATTCCTTTGAATTAGGATATGAAACTCTAGTAGGAGAACGAGGGGTTTCTCTATCTGGTGGACAGAAACAGAGAATGGCAATTGCTAGAACAATAATCAATAATAGCCCTATTGTTGTATTCGATGATTCTTTATCTGCTGTGGATACGGAAACTGATATTTCCATTAGAAAGGCTTTAAATACTAGAAAAAACAAGGCTACAACTATAATTATATCTCATAGAATCTCAACTGTATCAGAAGCAGATATGATACTAGTAATAGATAGAGGTAAAATTATTCAAAGAGGAACTCACGATAGTTTAATTAATGAAGAAGGATTGTATAAGAGAGTATATACTATACAAAATTCCTTAGACGACGAAGCAATAGACGCATAG
- a CDS encoding FAD-dependent protein, which produces MIRIQDIKLNLKEDKSKLKEEILKALNIKEEYIISYSIFKESIDARKKNDIHFVYTVDVEVSNEDKILKKSKNKKISISPIISYDYVNKGEKNISKRPVIVGMGPAGLFAGLILAQMGYKPILLERGKAVEERAIDVELFWNTGKLNTESNVQFGEGGAGTFSDGKLNTLIKDPRSRKVLEEFVVAGAPEDILYKNKPHIGTDILRNVVANIRKTIISLGGEVRFQSKVTDLIIEDEKVTGVIVNNNDTIYTDILILALGHSARDTFQMLYNRQLSLVQKAFSIGVRIEHPQEIIDKSQYGDFAKDSKLGAADYKLSGHFDNGRSAYTFCMCPGGEVVAAASEENRLVTNGMSYHARDKENANSALLVGITPEDFGSPHPLAGVEFQRRLEEQAFQTGGGDYTAPAQLVGDFLRDIPSEKLGIVKATYAPKIKLTDLRECLPGYVVETIKKALPEFNKKIEGFAHPDAIMTGVESRSSSPVRIQRDNNYESNIKGIYPVGEGAGYAGGIISAAVDGIRIAEQIASE; this is translated from the coding sequence ATGATTAGAATACAAGATATAAAATTAAATCTAAAAGAGGATAAGAGTAAGTTAAAGGAAGAAATACTAAAGGCACTAAATATAAAAGAGGAATACATAATATCTTATAGTATTTTCAAAGAATCAATAGATGCTAGAAAGAAAAATGATATTCATTTTGTATATACAGTAGATGTAGAAGTATCAAATGAAGATAAGATATTGAAGAAATCAAAAAACAAAAAAATATCTATTAGTCCAATTATTTCTTATGACTATGTAAATAAAGGAGAAAAGAATATTAGCAAAAGACCAGTTATAGTTGGTATGGGACCAGCAGGATTATTTGCAGGGCTCATTTTAGCACAAATGGGTTATAAGCCTATATTACTTGAGAGAGGTAAAGCTGTAGAAGAGAGAGCTATAGATGTTGAATTGTTTTGGAATACTGGAAAATTAAATACTGAGTCCAATGTACAATTTGGAGAAGGTGGAGCAGGAACCTTTTCAGATGGAAAACTAAACACCCTAATTAAAGATCCTAGAAGTCGTAAGGTCCTAGAAGAATTTGTAGTAGCTGGAGCTCCAGAAGATATTTTGTACAAGAATAAACCCCATATTGGAACTGATATACTTAGAAATGTCGTTGCAAATATACGAAAGACTATAATTTCTCTAGGTGGAGAAGTAAGATTTCAATCTAAAGTCACTGATTTAATTATTGAAGATGAAAAGGTGACAGGAGTTATAGTAAATAATAATGATACAATATATACAGATATTTTAATTCTGGCACTAGGGCATAGTGCTAGAGATACATTTCAGATGCTATATAATAGACAGCTTAGCTTAGTACAAAAAGCATTCTCCATAGGAGTACGAATTGAACATCCACAGGAAATTATCGATAAATCACAATATGGTGATTTCGCTAAGGATTCCAAACTAGGAGCTGCAGATTATAAATTATCTGGACATTTTGATAATGGAAGATCTGCCTATACCTTCTGTATGTGCCCTGGTGGAGAAGTAGTAGCAGCTGCATCAGAAGAAAACAGACTTGTGACAAATGGAATGAGCTATCATGCAAGGGATAAAGAAAATGCAAATAGTGCTTTATTAGTTGGTATCACTCCAGAGGATTTTGGAAGTCCACATCCACTAGCTGGTGTAGAATTTCAGAGAAGATTGGAAGAGCAGGCATTTCAGACAGGTGGTGGAGATTATACAGCTCCAGCTCAACTAGTAGGAGATTTTTTGAGAGATATACCATCTGAAAAACTTGGTATTGTTAAAGCAACTTATGCTCCAAAAATAAAGCTAACAGATCTTAGAGAATGTTTGCCAGGCTATGTCGTAGAGACTATAAAAAAAGCATTGCCTGAGTTTAATAAAAAAATAGAAGGCTTTGCGCATCCAGATGCAATAATGACAGGAGTGGAGTCCAGGAGCTCATCCCCTGTGAGAATTCAGAGAGATAACAATTATGAAAGCAATATAAAAGGCATATATCCAGTAGGCGAAGGAGCTGGGTATGCTGGAGGAATTATTTCTGCTGCAGTAGATGGAATAAGAATAGCAGAGCAAATAGCAAGTGAATAA
- a CDS encoding DUF3343 domain-containing protein — protein MQDFYCVVTFHITQHALIFEKLMKSKSIDIKLMPVPRQVSSSCGTAAKIPCEFELDILGWCEENDVQIDSFHKIVDKKGSSWFSKHINK, from the coding sequence TTGCAGGATTTTTATTGTGTAGTTACATTTCATATTACTCAGCATGCTTTAATATTTGAAAAACTTATGAAAAGTAAATCTATTGATATTAAATTGATGCCCGTACCTAGGCAAGTTAGTTCCAGCTGTGGGACTGCAGCGAAAATCCCCTGCGAATTTGAGTTAGATATACTAGGATGGTGTGAAGAAAATGATGTTCAAATTGATTCTTTTCATAAGATAGTAGATAAAAAGGGCAGCAGTTGGTTTTCAAAACATATAAACAAGTAA
- a CDS encoding sulfurtransferase TusA family protein → MANIIDARGRSCPEPVIMTKKEIDKNPNSSFKVLVDTYVAAENITRFVTGKGYNVNVDKNNEEFEINIKK, encoded by the coding sequence ATGGCTAATATTATCGATGCTAGAGGTAGATCCTGTCCTGAGCCGGTTATTATGACTAAGAAAGAAATAGATAAAAATCCAAATTCTAGTTTTAAAGTTCTAGTAGATACTTATGTTGCAGCTGAAAATATCACTAGATTTGTAACTGGTAAAGGGTATAATGTAAATGTAGACAAAAATAATGAAGAATTTGAAATCAATATTAAGAAATAG
- the yedE gene encoding YedE family putative selenium transporter, translating to MGGKRKMFIYGGIIGLIGAILMKLGNPGNMGICIACFWRDIAGALGLHRAEVVQYIRPEIIGIIFGAFAISYLTGDFKVKGGSSPLIRFVLGFFLMIGALVFLGCPLRMVLRLANGDLNALVGLAGYVSGIFIGVQFLKKGYTLGKSIDQGKVAGFIFPIFAIVLLIFLVIKPAFILFSTEGPGSMAAPVIISLVLGAIVGIALQRSRICTAGGFRDIILIKDSHFLWGLIGLFVCALVGNLILNFDSFNLGFEGQPVAHTENLWNFLGMTLVGLCSVLLGGCPIRQTVLASQGDTDAGITVIGLIIGAAFAHNFGLASSGAGTTANGRIAVIIGIVFVLAVAYGVILSTTKSKSQTKGVANNG from the coding sequence ATGGGTGGTAAACGCAAGATGTTTATTTATGGTGGTATCATTGGACTTATTGGAGCTATCCTAATGAAATTAGGTAATCCAGGAAACATGGGTATTTGTATTGCTTGCTTTTGGAGGGATATTGCTGGTGCTTTAGGTCTTCATAGAGCAGAAGTAGTGCAATATATCAGACCTGAAATTATTGGTATAATCTTTGGTGCTTTTGCTATTTCTTATTTAACAGGTGACTTTAAGGTAAAAGGTGGTTCTTCTCCATTAATTAGATTTGTCTTAGGTTTCTTTTTAATGATCGGTGCCCTCGTATTCCTAGGTTGTCCATTGAGAATGGTACTAAGATTAGCAAATGGAGATTTAAATGCATTAGTAGGTCTTGCAGGATATGTATCTGGTATTTTCATAGGTGTTCAGTTTCTAAAAAAAGGATATACCCTTGGTAAGAGCATTGACCAAGGAAAAGTAGCAGGATTTATTTTCCCTATATTTGCAATTGTTCTACTTATTTTCTTAGTTATTAAACCTGCTTTCATATTATTTAGTACTGAAGGACCTGGCTCTATGGCTGCACCAGTGATTATTTCCTTAGTCTTAGGCGCAATAGTTGGTATAGCTCTTCAAAGGAGCAGAATTTGTACAGCTGGTGGATTTAGAGATATTATATTAATTAAGGATTCTCATTTCTTATGGGGTCTAATTGGACTTTTCGTATGTGCTTTAGTTGGAAATCTGATATTAAACTTTGATTCATTCAATCTTGGTTTTGAAGGTCAACCTGTGGCACATACTGAGAATCTATGGAACTTCTTAGGTATGACACTTGTAGGTCTTTGTTCAGTTTTACTTGGTGGTTGCCCTATTAGACAGACTGTACTTGCTAGCCAAGGGGACACCGATGCAGGAATTACAGTAATTGGCCTTATTATAGGAGCTGCATTTGCTCATAACTTTGGATTAGCTTCATCTGGTGCTGGTACAACTGCAAATGGTAGAATTGCTGTAATAATTGGTATTGTATTTGTATTAGCTGTAGCTTATGGTGTAATATTAAGTACAACAAAGTCAAAATCTCAAACTAAGGGGGTTGCTAATAATGGCTAA
- a CDS encoding Crp/Fnr family transcriptional regulator, giving the protein MEKYLDSLNKSILFKNVAVDEISILLSTVQYNITNYEKNDVIAIEEDDCHSLGIILNGSVEIHKPFPSGKIVTINNFEAGNVFGEALVFSGTHKYPATIISSTDSKIMYINKDDIIKLMMANDKVLNNFVSVLSNRILMLNNRMTNLSYDTVRKKIANVILNEYSKQQSKNLILPFCRKKMAELLNIPRPSLSRELANMKDDGIIDYYKNKLQIIDVDLLEDCLLE; this is encoded by the coding sequence ATGGAAAAATATCTAGATAGTTTAAATAAATCAATATTATTTAAAAATGTTGCTGTTGATGAAATAAGTATTTTGCTCAGTACAGTACAATATAATATAACGAATTACGAAAAAAATGATGTTATTGCAATTGAAGAAGATGATTGTCATAGCTTAGGTATTATTCTCAATGGAAGTGTAGAAATTCATAAACCCTTTCCCTCTGGTAAAATTGTTACTATAAACAATTTTGAAGCTGGGAATGTATTTGGAGAAGCCCTTGTCTTCTCTGGAACTCATAAATATCCAGCTACAATAATCTCATCTACTGATTCAAAGATAATGTATATCAACAAAGATGATATTATAAAGCTTATGATGGCTAATGATAAGGTGCTAAATAACTTTGTCTCTGTACTGTCAAACAGGATATTAATGCTTAATAATAGAATGACTAATCTTTCCTATGATACTGTTCGTAAAAAAATTGCAAATGTTATTCTAAATGAATATAGCAAACAACAGAGCAAGAATTTAATACTACCATTCTGTAGGAAAAAGATGGCTGAACTATTAAATATCCCTCGCCCTTCCTTGTCAAGAGAACTTGCAAATATGAAAGATGATGGTATTATTGATTATTATAAGAACAAATTACAAATAATTGATGTAGATTTGCTGGAAGATTGTTTATTAGAATAG
- a CDS encoding DUF4230 domain-containing protein, producing the protein MKNITSVRKILILSLIIVFAIAGLILYANFSIDQKTNLLSSNIQEKITRLVELSTVKYNYTNIVEYEDKKQLSGVDIPFTIKKFILKYSGYIKAGIDLNTIEIDMKDKDTIEVTMNNAEIFENVISEEDVYFYDERDSIFNKLSFEDLYTVLIEEKEKMKKEVLDKGILNDAENNGGEIIKSLLEGMGFENISIKYR; encoded by the coding sequence ATGAAAAATATTACTAGTGTCAGAAAGATACTAATACTATCCTTGATTATTGTTTTTGCTATAGCAGGGCTTATTCTGTATGCAAATTTCTCTATAGATCAAAAGACAAATTTGTTATCGAGCAATATTCAAGAAAAGATAACTAGATTGGTTGAACTGTCAACTGTAAAATACAATTATACTAATATAGTAGAATATGAAGATAAAAAACAATTAAGTGGCGTAGATATACCGTTTACAATTAAGAAATTTATTTTGAAATATAGTGGATACATAAAAGCAGGAATAGATTTAAATACCATTGAAATTGACATGAAAGATAAAGATACAATTGAAGTAACAATGAACAATGCAGAAATATTTGAAAATGTAATATCTGAAGAAGATGTTTACTTCTATGATGAAAGGGATTCAATATTTAATAAGTTAAGCTTTGAGGATCTTTATACGGTATTAATAGAGGAAAAAGAAAAAATGAAGAAAGAAGTATTGGATAAAGGCATATTAAATGATGCAGAAAATAATGGCGGAGAAATCATTAAATCATTATTAGAAGGTATGGGATTTGAAAATATATCAATTAAATATAGATAG
- a CDS encoding DUF5050 domain-containing protein: MQENFRHKLKGLIENNLIDIIGNYSKFNEILKSLQNEYKKESFIILSSYEENIHQEIILAKGIENNTLLFQRLINVLQDNMGFSKETSEWVVETWFYILNVNMSGDQYKDNINSNEVANPFTLIKDVFETEEEYITRIIESNPLEIGTAVFNIKGYDIETGRFPISIDMSIKTEGMRIFSSDGYIIVNRDIARSIYVSEDPILAYLKFGFDKFGIYADKVELRWRNYAIPVSNIKVELVIEGGKNWSNILADSNGLLNTDIGYPRYHNKLEYNGWNIFTHSTGPEVLCRTIHEKKTSEYFNIYKSRINGNEVYKLNSYESGIIAVNNGIINYINKNFHGRLFTVDINGENQGAISNGRIRNYAVDKSGRYIYYVEHENLNDTWPQNLYRVSYDGNTKEFLFSKHKDISILQIKDNFLYYSVGKEFYIMNLSTKQILQSITFPNVILEKKPGAIFLDIKCDSNYKSFYFTYSDWGIIDNTYGTIPRFIHRVNVL; the protein is encoded by the coding sequence ATGCAGGAAAATTTTAGACATAAACTCAAGGGATTAATAGAAAATAACCTTATCGATATTATAGGAAATTATAGCAAATTTAATGAAATACTGAAATCACTACAAAATGAATATAAAAAGGAAAGTTTTATTATATTAAGTTCCTATGAAGAAAATATACATCAAGAGATTATTCTAGCAAAAGGAATAGAGAATAATACATTATTATTTCAACGATTAATCAATGTACTACAAGATAACATGGGATTTTCTAAGGAAACTTCTGAATGGGTAGTTGAAACCTGGTTCTATATCCTTAATGTGAATATGAGTGGTGACCAATATAAAGATAATATTAATAGCAACGAAGTAGCTAATCCATTTACCTTAATTAAGGATGTTTTTGAGACGGAGGAGGAATATATTACTCGAATTATTGAATCCAATCCCCTCGAGATAGGGACTGCGGTATTTAACATAAAAGGGTATGATATTGAAACTGGCAGGTTTCCGATAAGTATAGATATGAGTATTAAAACAGAAGGAATGAGAATATTCTCTTCTGATGGATACATAATTGTCAACCGGGATATAGCAAGAAGCATATATGTTTCTGAAGATCCTATATTAGCTTATCTCAAATTTGGTTTTGATAAGTTTGGCATATACGCGGATAAGGTGGAATTGAGATGGAGAAATTATGCCATTCCTGTAAGCAATATAAAGGTAGAATTAGTAATCGAGGGTGGAAAGAATTGGAGCAATATATTAGCTGATTCAAATGGGTTGTTAAATACAGACATAGGATATCCTAGATATCATAATAAGTTAGAATATAATGGGTGGAATATATTTACTCACTCCACTGGCCCTGAAGTATTATGCAGAACTATACATGAAAAAAAGACAAGTGAATATTTCAATATTTATAAATCTAGAATTAATGGAAATGAAGTGTATAAATTAAACTCTTATGAATCTGGGATCATTGCAGTTAATAACGGAATAATTAACTACATAAATAAAAACTTTCATGGAAGATTATTTACAGTTGATATCAATGGGGAAAATCAAGGGGCCATTAGTAATGGCAGAATTAGAAACTATGCAGTAGATAAATCAGGGAGATATATTTATTATGTAGAGCATGAAAATTTAAATGATACATGGCCCCAAAATCTATATAGGGTTAGCTATGATGGAAATACTAAGGAATTCCTATTTTCAAAGCATAAGGATATATCAATATTACAAATTAAGGATAATTTCTTGTACTATAGTGTAGGTAAGGAATTTTATATAATGAATTTAAGTACAAAACAAATACTTCAAAGTATTACTTTTCCAAATGTCATTTTAGAAAAAAAACCTGGGGCTATTTTTCTTGATATAAAATGTGATTCTAATTATAAATCATTCTATTTTACTTATAGTGATTGGGGGATAATAGATAATACTTATGGAACGATTCCAAGATTTATCCATAGGGTAAATGTTCTATAA